Genomic window (Helianthus annuus cultivar XRQ/B chromosome 3, HanXRQr2.0-SUNRISE, whole genome shotgun sequence):
CGATTGTTCGATCAATCAATTCCACATCATGGCGGCTGTTCGTTCAATCTTCACTACACTCATCCGGTAACAACATATCTTCCTACAAACCCTAACAATTTTTCTCCCTCTAAACCCTAAcaattttctctctctaaaccctaGGAATCAAATCAGCACGAGAACTAACGGTTTACTGAGGCACTTATCTTCTTCATCGGAACTCGTTTACGATGAATCGCCGGTTTTGGTTGCCGGAGAAGAATCCGACGGCAGTGGCAACGGCGGAGATGATTTGAAGACCAGGATTTTCCGGCTGAGGCTGCCGAAGCGTAGCGCTACTAATGTTATTGAGAAGTGGATCAATGAAGGGAATCGGATTAGTGTTCATGATCTCCGGAGTATTTCGAAGGAGCTTCGGAAATCGCAACGGTTTAAGCATGCTCTTGAGGTTAGAGATCTAAAGTTTTTTGATAAGTTAGTgtagtttaagtgtttaactaTCAAAGCGGTTGAATTATATGTGTGAACTGTGAAGTGATATCTGTAGATTCAATAGAGTTTAATGAGTCCTTTAATTTGAATCAATGTGGTTATGGTTcctgtatttgtgttagatttctGATTTGTATGATGCTCGTTACGAGCGTGAAATTATTTCTACATAGAATACATCAGCTCCTTGGTTTTAAAATGTGCGCTTTTATTCGCGGTGTGCATGATGCGGGATGAGGTCGTGTGGCCGCAGTTATTGCGATGCGATTACATGATGCACATGTTTCGAGCTGATGTGTGAAGCGGTCTGATGCGACGCCTTATGCAGTTGACCATTGATTGAATGAACAAATCTAACAGGAAATGATCTTTTTTAGTATTTCTTTTAGTGAAAGACGCCTTGCATAGTCGCACACGTGATGCGCAGGATGATCGGCTTTGGGATCAAAACGCATAGGAGCGCTACACTCTTTTTTTTAAACAAGGACCGAAATACATGCCCGTAGATTTAGTTACCAAAAGTTTTACATTCAAACATTTAGCTGTCCATGATCTGAGTGGATAGTTTCACATAGGGAGTTTGAATTATCTGATTTAGACTATGCTATCCGTATCGATATATTGACAAGTTTTTGGTATAGATGCTGCCGAACTTTATTTTGATAGTTcattgtttacctcttaatgctAAAAAAACTGAATCATACATTGCTCTTCTACACCCGTATGCTGCATCAAAACTAACTTCAAAAGCAGAGGACCTTTataaaagaatgaaagatttAATCTTCCGTGACTGCCATAACGTATATTTTCTGAATTTGTGCTAGATTTCTGAATTGAATGATGTTATTTCTGAGTTTGAATTTATTTTGACACAGAACACATCAAACATGTTTTACATACCCATAGATTTAGTTGCCGAAAGCTATACATCGAAACATGTAATTTCTTTTTGCATTTGCAGTTATCTGAGTGGATGGTTTCACATCAGGAGTTTGAATTATCTGATTCAGACTATGCAATCCGTATCGATTTATTGACAAAAGTTTTCGGTATAGATGCTGCCGAACGTTATTTCGAGAGTTTACCTCTTAACGCTAAAACAACCGAATCGTACACTGCTCTTCTACACTCGTATGCTGCATCAAAACTAACTTCAAAAGCGGAAGACCTTTACGAAAGAATGAAAGAATCTAATCTTCCATTAACTGCCATAACATACAACGAGTTGATGACATTATACATGTCAGTCGGAGAGATGGAAAAGGTGTCTTATGTCGTTCAAGAACTTAAAAGCCGGAATGTTACTCCAGATATTTACACGTTTAACCTTTGGGTAAGTTCGTGCGCGTCATCTTTGAAGATTGACGAAGCACGAAACATTCTTGATGAGATGAGTGCTCATGAGGCCGGACCGAGTGAGAGCTGGGAAAGATACGTGAAGCTTGTGAAAATATATCTTACATCGGGTCAACTAGTCAACTCAGAAGTCAACGCTGTGGTGGAAACGGAAAAGGGTATTACCCAACGAGAATGGATAACGTATGATTTTCTTATTATTCTGCATGCTGCTTTGGGAAACAAGAATACCCTTGATCAAATATGGAAATCGTTAAGAATGACGAAACAAAAAATGATTAGTAGAAATTATGCTTGCATATTATCTGCATATTTGATGCTTGGGCATTTTGGTGAGGTTGAAGAAGTGATTAATCAATGGAATACGTCTGCAACAACCGATTTTGACGTCTCTGTATGTGATCGGCTTGTTATAGCATTTCGAGAAGTTGGGTTGGTTGAAAAGGCGGAAGCTTTTCGTGTGTTGCTGTCTGAAAAGAAGTGTAACCCGCAATGAATTTGAGCTGAATAAGTTTTTATAAGGTAAATGCTTACCggatttatttaatttttagttATGTATACTTTCTTTGATGCCAAGAGGAATTGTTATAACTTATAAGCGTTAGGTAATGCATTATAACTTGTTAAAGCTGTATGTCAACATGGACGTGTTGATAATCCATTTTAATAGTTATTAATAAATATTATGATGTCAATGTTTGTCTTGTTAACCTTGCCTTGAAATCCCGTTATCATTATTCTATTTGTTaaattgagtaaattacaaaagtcgtcctttatgtatgtcacttattgcaaactgtgtcctttgtcttcaataattacagaaaacgtactcgatgtttgcaaacccttgcaagttctGTCCTtcagccctaactcagttaatttttgtggttaaatctgaccaattggaccccacatgagagtaaaatgaccaaaataccctcatgtggggttcatttggtcagatttaaccacaaaaaattaactgagttagggctaaaggacataacttgcaagggtttgcaaacatcgagtacgttttctgtaactattgaagacaaatgacacagtttgcaataagtgacatatataaaggacgatttttgtaatttactcgtTAAAATTAGACGCCTGGTTTTAAAGTGTGCCTGAGGCGCTAGGTGATCGAAAAAATTACCGAGGGCCTTGAGCTGATGCTTCATGTACAGGTTGGTTAAAATTTTGTCAAATCTGGTGTTTGGAGGAGATTTTAATGATTTAGTTTATTAAAAGGCTGATACGTAAAAGAGATGCAGCTTTTGATTGTGCATAAAGCTTATTTGGTTGTGCGTTGAGCAACACCTCACATATGTGAAGCTCTCGCCTCGGCTTGCGGGCCTTAACACCTCAGAGCGCCTATCGATTTTTAAAACCAATGTTAGACTGAATAAAGTTACTCCCTTTGTTCAAATACGCTACATACATCCGGAGTAGTTAGGTAATGCTTCTTTTAACCGGTAAAATTTTTCATGGTCAGCTGACCGGGTTGTCCTGCTTCCTCTATTGAAGAAAGGAAATCATGGTGTTGCTGGCCTATTGATATGAAGAGAGTTTGATAAATATCATCAGAATGGTTCTTTGCGAAATAATCTATGGTTTCCCCTCACCAAAACAAAACATCATGTCCTTGGCTTGACTCTAGGGTGTTCATAATTCGATTCGGattcgaaaaattcaaaattcgactcaattcgaattcgattaaaaatGTTCGAATTCGAGTTGATTCGTATTCAAGTCTAGTAATCGAATTAGAATCAAATACAATTCATGATTTTGAATTCgtttcgattcgaaattcgaattcaatttatatatatattttaaatatgtgcatatacacacacaaacatatatatacacacacatataacttCTAAACTTGGCTAAAGTATGAACTACCTCCATAAGTGatagtttattatttataacatTACTAAACCTTCTCACAAATAGCTCATACTACCTATTTCTAAATTTTTATCTAATTTAAATCGTTACCAGTAACCAACCTATCTTCTAAATTTTGGTGTTTTGACATATTGATAGTTAATTAATTTTGCagattattatattttatgttaaATATAACTATTTGTAGTAGTTTTAAAGAATGAAAGTAAAATAATTTATTGATTAGGGTGAATTTTAATTAATTCGAGTTCGGTTTGAATTTGATTCGAATTCGAGTTTCAAATACTAATCGGATCGAATACAAATTcatgtaaaaaataaaataaaaattcgaAAAATATGATTCGGataattcgaaaattcgttatttgattcgatgaacacccctacttgACTCTTTTTTCACATCCACTACTTGTTATTCGCTGAGAGTTAATTTCGCTAGTAACATCTCACCATGCAATGTCGTGATTACAATTTACAATCTTTCTGACAATGATCACTTCTTGAATGTCTTCACTAAGACTTAGTGATCACCACTTGAACTTTTTACTAAGATCATATTGATCAGCACTTTAAGTTCTCACTAAGATGGAAGTGATCACCCTTAAAAATTCTCTATTCTTGCTACAATTCAGTTTTCCATAATAGAAGTATTGAATATAGGTAATTACCTTAAATTCATCAATTCTTTCTCATGTTTAAGAATCTTGAGGTTAAAATGGATTAGAATATCACTCAAGAATATGaaattatctttttgtttttatatacAAGAGGTTGGTCAAACGAGATAAACTCGAGTCAATCTCAACAAAATCAATCATGAGCCAGTCTCAAGTTTTACACATAAGTAAACGAGTCAATCTCAATCTTGATCTCTTTCAAGTTAAACAAAACAATCCCGAACTTAACTAAACATAACTCAATTATACGACTCATCCACTTGTTAAGTGAAcactaaggctatagggtgtggtcatgacctaTATGACCCATGACCCTCCAAATCATCACTATGTCACCCATCTCTAATCCATTATTTAAAACCACTACCCTaggggtgtggtcatgacccaaacactatcctcttatttattttagttaatttttgtctaaagaaaaaggaaaggaAATCATGAAAAATGGAAActaggaccatggttgccatggtttaatccatgggaaccatggtggatcaagcaAGGGGGTGGTGTAGTATTCTATTCATGTTCCTACATGGCAAATCATGTTCCAACCATGACCCCCATACCCTTTAGCCTAAAGGTAATTTTTAATTGGTTTTAATGCATTTAAATATTGTTATCAACTTTTATTTTTGTATCAAATCTCATTAGCTCTAAGCtttgttttaaaataaaatttcttACTAATATGTAATTATATTGTATTAAATTAAAATCAAACAGTAATATATAAATTACTTATAACCTTTATAATATGGATATTCTCTCAAATCTGGGTTTTAACCTCATTTTAATAGAAAAAGTTAAAGACGGGTTGTTGTGAGCAAACAAACAATCATAAAGATAAGGGTGTGCGGAGTGGGACGCGGCAAACCTTGGCAAACCTttttgccgatcggcaaacatCGCCGCCGAGGTTTTGCCGTTGCCGAACAACTCAAGAATCGGGGATGCCTTGCCGATGCGGGGAAAGTGATTGAGAAAGAGAGAGGGTattgtgggtggggtccattcctatttcaaccaatcacaactttttccttttttttaaaaaatagtttaccacttcaccaagtgtctaaaccattgccaacacttttcacaaaagtttaaacacttttgactgattgacatggcgcgctctgattggtcaaagtgtttaaccactccttacaccctaaaGACACTAGAACAAacatattagtatattacatggCTTTCCTTCACCCCGAGTGAGCACCGCCTAGGTGGTGGCAAACCTAGTTTCCTATTTATAAGTGTCTTTGAGTGTCGCTATGGGCCTAGGCTTGGTGTGGGCCTAGCGACACTAGGACAGTGTCACCATTCAACATGGCGACATTTGAGAATGTCGCCAAGCCCCTAAGCGTTGTTCTCCAAGCCAAGATGCCTCTTACTGAAGGCCTCCATGTTGTCGCCAGTATCTATGAATTGAACAGATTTTTGTCGGGATCGCACAAATGATAACATCATTCTAAAATTATACCCAACAAATATAGTATACATGATTACACACGTTTAATTACTTAAGTTTCGTTATAGTATTTAGCTTATAGTGAACAAACttcttttttataatttataataataCAACAAACTTACATAAATGTTGATTGCATGTCGTAAGATTAAAATTGTTATTAGaaaatttaataatataaaaagcaatgttttaaaaaccggtaaataccggccggttataccggtattaccgttttcGGATGTAAATCCGGTCCGAAACACCCCGGTAAGTAGGAGAAACGGCATAGACTTTGTACCgccggtaaaatccggtataccggtttgaaccgTTATACCGGTACCGTCTCAGGTATGTTTTTGGGTTAGGATTTTACTTTTTATCGTCTCCTCTCCATGTTTACTCTTAGCTTTAACCGAACAACTTTTAATATTTTATCTCCATCgatcaaaattcaaaacttgctttACCACTCCATCATTCGTGACTTGTTCCAGACTTCCATCACCCCATCGTTCGTTCTAGATTTCCATTTTAATCcaattttggattattttttgagttaatgttgtaatttatgaaattatacaattaactagtcaacccggttgaaccgtccgacacaacccggttcaaccggttaaaccattttTGTGCCTAATCCGGTATGATTaaaaaaccggattttaaaacattgataaAAAGTAAAGTTGTCTTGACAGGTGGACGAGTCGAGCCGAACCCGGACGTGCACAAGGACGAGCTCGCCTCGTTTAAGTTAAGAGAACTCAATTAAGATTTGTTTTGGGCTACGTTTCTAAAGTTTCAATTCAACTCGTTATAAATCTTCAAACTTCTCGGTTCAAACTAActcatttatttttattaaatgtttaatgttttttatttataataactagAGGGTaggcccgtgcgatgcacggcatGACCAACAGTTAGTGTCCTTCATTTTGTGGTGCGTTCGGGAAAAATGTTTATGCATGGATAAAAGGtaattagccaaaagtcaatgtAAGAGAAGCCATACAAAACGTCATAAGAGCTTGTACCATAAGCCGACCACACAAAATTTAAGGCGTGCATAGCACAGGAAACTTTGTTTGCGGAATGTGTTTAAGAACAAACATGTATACCAAGTCTAAAAACATAcattacagaaaaaaaaaaacttaaaggaGTTCATAAAGCTTCCGGTTTTATTCAATAATTCACGAAATCTTCTGCCGCTAATGCATGCCCATGTAGTCGCCCTTCCCCTTAGTAGTTTCTTGTCTACAACAGGTTTAAGCAAGAAACATAAGCAACGGCTATGAGTTAGTCAAATCAAATATCTTAACATATGTGCACGCATGACTCTCCATACATGACTAACCCATAAAAATCATTGAGAGAACTCACTACCATATGAAAACCTTAAATCATATTACAATATGCaacaataaattaaataaaaccagACTAAATTGTAACTGCCTAAAAACTTGAAATGAATATTAAACGAACTTAAACATAGATAAATGAAGGTAAATGAACACACATAAACAAATTTTTTAAGTGAACGAACGTTTATGAACATGTATAAACTAACGAAGcatgtgttcatgtttgttcatttaattaatgaacaaaaaaaattgttcatgttcattcgtttATTAAGAACAACCGTATCGGTTCGCTTACAGGCCTACCCACAACTCTTTTAGTGAAAGTAAGACTTATTTAAAGCATTATAGAACATACCTTCCATGTTTTTGAAGCAAAGATCTCCTAATAGCCTGAGTTGGATGAGCAGTGAACACTAAATCAACTATTTGATTTTTCAATGAATCAAAAACCTCTTGAGGTGATTTTTTAAGCTTATTCACAAGCCTCTTAAGAGTTTCTTCATTGGATGAGCAGTGAACACTAAATCAACCCTTTACGCGCTACGCTCACAAAAAAAGATAAGAAACGAAAACCAGAcccacatacacacacacacatatatagagagagagagagatgaccTGGGCGTTTACTGCTAACTCTCCAAACTGAAGATCGAACTCTTGCAGCTCTTGTCATCCAAATTCTCGCCTGACAAACAAAGTTGTGAAGTAACAGTAAATCAACAAACACATATGAAACGAAAAACCAAAGAACAAAATAGAATAAAGTGCATAAAGGGGTAACGACCATGAAGTGGGAGTGGTAAATTAGTGTTATCCGGTCAAACGTAACAGTAGCCGGAACAAAAATCAAGGGCCGTCGGAATACCTGTATCACCGGTTTTATGACCGGATGTTCAAGGAAGAGTAGGGATATCAAGGATCAGTTTAGGGTTAGAAattgaaataataaataatagctATGTCACAGAAAACCGACCTGATTAAAAGTGTGGTCGCCAGTCACGGAGCACCAAACGCAAATATTGATTTCAAACATCAGAACACCGATTAGCGAATTTAGATACAAAACATAACATAGAAAGAAATGAAACCTTGTATGCAACAACACACTAAAAATGAGCTAATAGACAATAATTCCACCTTTCAGGTAGGTAGGGCGGCatataatttgtttaactttaagAAAAACTCCACACCTATATCAGCTACTAAGGTTGACGACGATGCTTGCTGTTTTGTTCCGATAAGATTAAAAAAATCCTAAACATCGGCTGCAAAATGATATATACTCGAACTGATTAACAAAGCAGAAGCGGTGGTTGGTGGTGGGAAAATTCGACAGGATTGGTGGTGGTCGATCGGTGGTTAGTAGAGGTTGTGCAGGTGCG
Coding sequences:
- the LOC110929058 gene encoding pentatricopeptide repeat-containing protein At5g09450, mitochondrial, with the protein product MAAVRSIFTTLIRNQISTRTNGLLRHLSSSSELVYDESPVLVAGEESDGSGNGGDDLKTRIFRLRLPKRSATNVIEKWINEGNRISVHDLRSISKELRKSQRFKHALELSEWMVSHQEFELSDSDYAIRIDLLTKVFGIDAAERYFESLPLNAKTTESYTALLHSYAASKLTSKAEDLYERMKESNLPLTAITYNELMTLYMSVGEMEKVSYVVQELKSRNVTPDIYTFNLWVSSCASSLKIDEARNILDEMSAHEAGPSESWERYVKLVKIYLTSGQLVNSEVNAVVETEKGITQREWITYDFLIILHAALGNKNTLDQIWKSLRMTKQKMISRNYACILSAYLMLGHFGEVEEVINQWNTSATTDFDVSVCDRLVIAFREVGLVEKAEAFRVLLSEKKCNPQ